The Deinococcus seoulensis genome includes the window CATGGACGGCGGGGGAAACCTCGTGTGCTTCGACTTCTCGGCAGGCAACCCGGCCGTCGTGTCCTGGCAGCATGACGAGGCGTGGGAGCCGATCCGGGTAGCAGAGAGCTTCGCGGCGTTCCTGGAGAGGCTGATCTGAATGACCGGAGACTCCCACACCAGCCCGACACGCCCACTCCGGGACTGGCTGGAAGCCTTTCGTCAGGTGCGTCGCCAGCCCCATGAGGCCCTCGCCGTGCTGGAACTGACGTTACAGGATCATCCTGCCGAGCCGTCCCTGTGGGTGCGTCAGGCCCGCATTCAGCTGGATCTCCGGGCGTACGACGAGGCGGAATGGGCGGCGTGGCAGGCCACCCGGCTGGACGAGGCTGATTTCGAAAGTTGGTACGTGCTCGGTCTGGTCCAGGAAGCCAGGGGGAAAATCTACGAGGCCATCGCGGCCCACGAACAGCTGATACGGACTCCGATTGAATGGCTTGTTAAGCCGCTGGGTCCGAGCGGATGCGACTCGTAGAGCTGCCCCGCAGAGTGGGAGTAGGGCGCCCCTCCGGACGTGGAGTTGGCAGGGGCGGTGAAGTTACGGATGGTCAGCGAAACAAACGGCAGTCCGTATCACCTGGGATCCGGGCAGACCGGCCGGGCGGCGCCGTGGCCCCTTCACGCCCGGCATCCCTCTGTGCGAAGTCGCTGCCCGCTGAATGCAGGCACTCCGGTTTGCTGGACCGGACTGTTCAGGGTCGCGTAGTGACCGGTGTCCCGGCGTTCTGCCCGGTCATGGCAGGCACGCCCAGCACGACACGGAG containing:
- a CDS encoding SMI1/KNR4 family protein, whose amino-acid sequence is MLSQWRTLQGEHGFGPQVVPFGMDGGGNLVCFDFSAGNPAVVSWQHDEAWEPIRVAESFAAFLERLI